Sequence from the Torulaspora globosa chromosome 4, complete sequence genome:
ACagtattttcttcaaatcttttgCGAATTTGGCGCCTTCTTTCTCACTTTTCAACGTTTCGAACAGAGCCACTATGGTAAAAGAGCTGTTAGAATTATTGCACCACTCTATCAGCTTTTCAGGACCGATTACCTCATCATAGAATCTCGCAGCGAACTCTACCCCGAGACCTTGCACCTTCTTTAGCGGTTCcaccttcttttccttgttaTTCCATTTACCGCCTTGAATCAAAGACTTCAGCAGTCTTGTCGAAAATGGACTCTGCATTGGATGTCCCTCTTCAGAGATGTCGCCTTGGAAACTTTCTATGACGTTTCCAATGAGTTGAGAAAAGTTTTCGAGATCTTTGTCCTCTAGCTGCTCGAAAAGTTCATCGTTGACTAAGGCCTCAGATATGAATTGGCAGCCGAGATTCTCACTTAGCAGTTCCGAGCAATTCTTTGATAGGCATTTCAAAATCATAGGCGcaaatctcttcaaatgctcGTGTCTTCTTTGTAGGGAAGGTTTTTTGGAAGTGGCTTCTGAAAGGGTAATGTATCTGTTCAACTCACTCAAAACATTTGGAGCAAAATATTTACCGTCCAGACCCAGCATAATATAGAGCCATGGCCTTCTAGCATATTTGTCAGAAACAAATTCCTTCAGATGTTCTTTCACAGACGGACCAAATGATTTGAACATCAAAACGGTATCATCCACACAAAGCAAGGCAGTGATGAAAACTATGTTACCATACtcattcttgatcagtGAATCAGTATGGTTTTTCAACGTCTTAATTATTAACTTCCTCTCCTTCGCAGAGGCTCTTGCAATCAGAGTGCAAGCAACATCAGCACCCTCTGGCGTGTGGACCAACTCGGCAAATTGTTCGTGAACCAACTCAATCATCTCCGAAATCTCCTTCTCATTGGCCATCTTGACGAATTCTCTCATCGCTGCGTGCAATATTTGGAAGCCCGTAGATCCCTTTTCAACTGAAGCTGTGATGGTTCCTAGAAGATTCCTCGAGATGATACTTCTCTTTTCGATGCTGCTCTCGCACACTTTCTCAATGGTCAAATCTTTATGCGCATCCTTGAAAACCGCATATTCCGAACCCCAAAATTCCCTTATCATTTGTTGTTTCTGTTGCTGAGATGCATAAAGCACGTATAAATCTTCCACCACATAAGCACCTTCGCGATGTCTCATCAATTTTCTCAACTTCCCatgcagctcatcaatgatTATTTGTCTGGAATTCTTGGAGCCATAATGCAGTAGTTTAACAAGCAGATACTTACCATATGCGGAAGTTGCCAGCACGTAGAACTTTCCCTTCAAGGCATCGACAATCTGTTCACGGCGCTCCTTTGTCGAATACTTGACCAAAGTTTGAACCACACGAGAAGCATCATGTTTCAGCACAAGATCACTAATGCAATCCTTAGAAAGCTCCCAGATCTCATTCGAAAGCTTTTCACGAACTGGTTTTGGAATCGGCGGATTCTTGACACGCAGTTTTTCCCAAAGCGATTTTATACGCTGGACTTCCACGCCTGAttttctcatcatcttcctctttttcaaaagctttttCTGTTCATCGTGATTATTAGAGCCATCTTCCTTGGTTTCGCTTTGGTCTTGCTCTTCGCtatccttctcttcctcctcatcatcgtcttccCCAGACCCAGACTCGACTTCGTCCAATTCGTCTAGTTCGTCCAATTCATCCCCGTCAGATGCCGCATCGGGCGATAGCTCGTTCATATCGTGATCACTTTCATCTGATGAATCTATCGAAATCTTgggtttcttcaaagttttACTATCTGCCTTTTTATCATCCTGATAAGAACGCTTATTAGCCTGTTTTTTCTTGCTGAGAGGTGCCATTGGCAAGGAGTAGCAGCTAATACGATATCTAATAGCAGCTACTAGATGAGCTGAGATGTAAAATCTCACATTGAACTGATGATTCTTTAAGCGATGAGCatctcaaaaattttcaggcCTTTAATCTCTGTCATTAAGAACGAGCCGTATACATAAGAAAGTCATACCGATGACAGTAAATGGTCTAGAATATATTATGATTAAAAATTATTCAGTTAAATAAGGTATGGTTACATTATGCTTCTACTATTTCGTGAGTAGGTTCAAATTTGAGGTTGCTCATGGTTGCAACCTgttgctttctcttctttgcaagcATTTGAGATTCCTTGATGTTGAACCCATCCTTTAGAATGGTTTGAATCTCCTCCAGTTCAAGACCTGATAGCTCTGGATAACAAAAGTAACAGAACACTGTCGAAATACAGGCTAGGGCCGCGAAAAAGGCGAATGTACCAGATGGAGTGATATTCTGCAGCATTGTCAAGAAAGTGGAAGAAATAACGAGACATCCAGCCCAGTTTGTTGCGGTAGCCAACGATGTCCCCACACCTCTAACGTTTTGTGGGAACAATTCGGATTGTTGCCATGGAACGGTACCAATCCCGAGAGCGTAGAAGGCGGCAAACAGAATGATGAACACGATGATCACTATCCCCCAGGATGAGAATCCACTGTGGGTCACTTCGGCGCTGTTACCGACAAATTTAATGCCAATGAAGTGGAATGCGATTGAGCAAACGACAAGAGCCATGGTCATACCTGGAAGCCCTATTAGTAAAATTGTCCTACGACCAATCTTGTCGATACTGAAGAACGCCACCAAGGTGAAGAGGAAGTTTGTACCGGAGACGACGATCGAGACGGCTGATGAGTTGGAGAATCCGACTGTCTCGAAGATAGTCCCTGAGAAATACATCAAGGAATTCCAACCGGTGAACTGTTGAATACCCTGAAGACCGCAACCAATTATAAGCGCCCTTAAGTTTGCTGGCTTTGTGTGTAGCTCTCTCAACATATTCCAAACCTTTCTAGTGACAGTTTTACCTGGGATAGAATTGTTGAGCTCCATTAATTCCTTCACTTTTTGCGCAATGAGCTCGTCAGAAGCATTCCTGTAGCTCTTGCGCAACACTTCGGAAGCCTTATCAAGATTGCCCTTCATGACGTAATACCGAGGCGTATCAGGtaagaagaggaagcaaGTGAATTGAACCACTGTGGGAATCAAGGATAAACCGACCAGAATTCTCCAACCATTGTGGACGTGATTGAGCCCAGCACCACAGCCGTAGGCGATCAATTGACCGCCGGTCAACCACAACGAATTGATGACTGTAAGCCGGCCTCTGATCATCTTGGGAGCAATCTCACTGATAAACAAGGGAGAGATCAGCGAACCGATACCAACACCAAACCCCATGACCAATCTCCCTGCGGCCATCTGCCAGAAAGAAAACGCAGCAGTCTGCAGAATTGCCCCGATGCAGAACATCACATTTGAGAGAAGAATGCATGTCTTTCTTCCATACAAATCAGCTGCGATACCAGCGAGTAACCCCGCAATCAAGGCTCCCAACGAAGTCGCTGCCGTCAAGATCTCTTTGTCTCCGTAAGTCAACTCTCTGCCCAGGTCCGTGCCGATCGAGATCAAAGCGCTGGAAATATAACCCGTATCATAACCAAACATAAATCCTGAAATCGACGCCACAAAGGTTAACACTATGATGAACGGAGATATGCCCTGATTGAAAGTTATCATCACCGAGGTATCATCCTCGTCATTCACAGGTTTGATAAGAACATTATCTTTGTCTTCTCCCTTATCGtctatctcttcctcgaaCCGTGCTACCGATGCCGACCCGTCAATTTTGCTGTCTTTCTGCAGGCCTCTTTTATGATGGATGTCTTCGCCATCTACCAGCATCGAATTCCCAGCACTATCCTGTAGTGACGATGTCGATTCACCACGCACCATCTCTAGTTTTTCAAGTAAATGGCCTGCTATATGGTAAGTAGTAGATAATACCGAGAAGAACTGTCTTTATCAGGAAGCTCAATTCCCTATGAAAGTGACGTTTAAATCCTCGAGGAGGTCCATGTGCAATTCGGCGAATTTTTCGCTTCTAGCCGTaaaaattttgcaaaatctgTTGAAATCGGCGAATCTGTAGAAAGGGCCGTACAAAGCCTCTCGCGATGAGATTGCAGAGAGCAATGGCCCATTGAAGGTAAGGAATGCCCAGATTAGGGCAGCTGGGCATCTGGAGGAGCACGATCTAGGCTGGCACTGAGAGGGTCTTCGGCGTTTTCGGACGGTAGGAGCAGAGTCAAAGCTCGTCGTGGGTAAGGATCCGGCTTATCGCCTCGTCCACTGCTTGTTCGATGCTTTCAATCGTAGTTGATGTAGTACTGGCGGCGGTTCCGAGAAATGCGACCGGTGGGGTCGTCACTTTGTGTGGTTTGATGGGGAGCTTTCTTACTAAACCGAAGGTGACGAGGATTCctttgaagaatctgaaaGCCAGCCAGAAGAATAGTTTAACCGGTATCTTGAATATTCGCCTCCATAGGACCCAGGCAACGCAAAGGGACGCGAACGCCAGGGCGAGATACACGTCTCTTTTCTCCTGGT
This genomic interval carries:
- the PUF6 gene encoding Puf6p (ancestral locus Anc_3.85), with the translated sequence MAPLSKKKQANKRSYQDDKKADSKTLKKPKISIDSSDESDHDMNELSPDAASDGDELDELDELDEVESGSGEDDDEEEEKDSEEQDQSETKEDGSNNHDEQKKLLKKRKMMRKSGVEVQRIKSLWEKLRVKNPPIPKPVREKLSNEIWELSKDCISDLVLKHDASRVVQTLVKYSTKERREQIVDALKGKFYVLATSAYGKYLLVKLLHYGSKNSRQIIIDELHGKLRKLMRHREGAYVVEDLYVLYASQQQKQQMIREFWGSEYAVFKDAHKDLTIEKVCESSIEKRSIISRNLLGTITASVEKGSTGFQILHAAMREFVKMANEKEISEMIELVHEQFAELVHTPEGADVACTLIARASAKERKLIIKTLKNHTDSLIKNEYGNIVFITALLCVDDTVLMFKSFGPSVKEHLKEFVSDKYARRPWLYIMLGLDGKYFAPNVLSELNRYITLSEATSKKPSLQRRHEHLKRFAPMILKCLSKNCSELLSENLGCQFISEALVNDELFEQLEDKDLENFSQLIGNVIESFQGDISEEGHPMQSPFSTRLLKSLIQGGKWNNKEKKVEPLKKVQGLGVEFAARFYDEVIGPEKLIEWCNNSNSSFTIVALFETLKSEKEGAKFAKDLKKILSKIDDSSDENKGAKLLLKLAR
- the ITR1 gene encoding myo-inositol transporter ITR1 (ancestral locus Anc_3.84), producing the protein MVRGESTSSLQDSAGNSMLVDGEDIHHKRGLQKDSKIDGSASVARFEEEIDDKGEDKDNVLIKPVNDEDDTSVMITFNQGISPFIIVLTFVASISGFMFGYDTGYISSALISIGTDLGRELTYGDKEILTAATSLGALIAGLLAGIAADLYGRKTCILLSNVMFCIGAILQTAAFSFWQMAAGRLVMGFGVGIGSLISPLFISEIAPKMIRGRLTVINSLWLTGGQLIAYGCGAGLNHVHNGWRILVGLSLIPTVVQFTCFLFLPDTPRYYVMKGNLDKASEVLRKSYRNASDELIAQKVKELMELNNSIPGKTVTRKVWNMLRELHTKPANLRALIIGCGLQGIQQFTGWNSLMYFSGTIFETVGFSNSSAVSIVVSGTNFLFTLVAFFSIDKIGRRTILLIGLPGMTMALVVCSIAFHFIGIKFVGNSAEVTHSGFSSWGIVIIVFIILFAAFYALGIGTVPWQQSELFPQNVRGVGTSLATATNWAGCLVISSTFLTMLQNITPSGTFAFFAALACISTVFCYFCYPELSGLELEEIQTILKDGFNIKESQMLAKKRKQQVATMSNLKFEPTHEIVEA